A genomic segment from Chloroflexota bacterium encodes:
- the rpoC gene encoding DNA-directed RNA polymerase subunit beta', which yields MLEVNKFNAIRIRLASPEQVRSWSYGEVIKPETINYRTLKPERDGLFCERIFGPTKDWECSCGKYKKIRYRGIICDKCGVEVTRSRVRRERMGHIELAAPVTHIWFLKGTPSRIGQILDITPRDLEKIVYFASFIVTEFDEAERDAALGRIDDDLAAREAEIQAEMAQQAEDLEAETAEQIAKLDEQLEGEVARLREEAETTVARLTPVAESGSDAEEEIRLSWLDEPIIAAGDAINAESLAAIEAAAETAVASANERFGATKLARRREADQEAMGLEEERASQIAGTREFYQQRADDLTTLELHQLLSEPRYQQLSHTCGEVFGAGIGAEAVVELIGNVDLDALAAELREEIESPSIQRRKKATKRLKVVEAFRRSGNRPEWMILSVLPVLPPDIRPMVQLDGGRFATSDLNDLYRRVINRNNRLKRLVELGAPEIIVRNEKRMLQEAVDALIDNGRRGRAVTGSSNHPYKSLSDQLRGKQGRFRQNLLGKRVDYSGRSVIVVGPHLKLNQCGLPTKMALELFKPFVMRKLVDYGHASNIKSAKRMVEHPEPVVWDALAEVTQDHPVLLNRAPTLHRLGIQAFDIVLVTGSAIQIHPLVCTAFNADFDGDQMAVHVPLSRAAQDEARYIMKSTLNVLSPADGAPIIAPTKDMALGAYYLTEMVEGALGEGRTFADFGDALLAFEHGAVHLHAKINLRVTSQDFPVPEDQPPSPAFIETTIGRIIFNIALPRDLRFVNERLDKGGLRRVLAGAFFSSGIEATAEVADRVKDIGMYWATRSGVTMGVFDLEIPAVKDNVLAGADADVAEIERSFKDGFITDRERYKLTVQKWTEATEKVTAAVPLDLDPHGPVYMMGNSGAAKGNFDQIRQVSGMRGLMSDPTGKIYEVPVRGNFREGLTVLEYFISTHGARKGLADTALRTADSGYLTRRLVDVAQDVIVMGEDCGATEGDHIVTADPEQVEGSVGDRAFGRFTLAPVVHPETGEIIVPADVMVDRHLSRAIDDADVGEVFARSVMHCRNARGVCQRCYGMDLARHELVEEGAAVGIIAAQSMGEPATQLTMRTFHLGGVVMGTDITDRVQGLPRVEELFEARVPKGVAQMSALDGTAEIIEEEDRKVIRVVSAHIHEQVYELADDFVPIVEDGDEVAKDATLALPREQAEDLLARKAKSKSKTISKRALASVAGAGPRATNDGVVSVRDGEIVLRSQTEDTDEYPVSPAAELQVRSGQLVSKGQQLTAGPLNPQDILRLRGREALQRYVVQQVQSVYRIVGVAVNDKHIEVIVRQMLRRVHIEMPGDTDMLPGTLIDRHVFDEANEHAIAEDRRPATARPVLLGVTKASLNNESFLAAASFQDTTRVLTEAVVEGKTDHLHGLKENVIIGKLIPAGTGWKRYHEGTLITASEGEAESLLTDDGEGEGVLAAVGSGAEAADDGEGRAIDSLMQALAGESDDDRTLLAGIPERPSAAADQFSAFLSSGSDEPIEEANVQDVPLSEAENGDADVDADESQ from the coding sequence GTGCTTGAGGTCAACAAGTTCAACGCAATCCGAATCCGCCTCGCATCGCCGGAGCAAGTTCGGTCGTGGTCGTACGGCGAGGTCATCAAGCCGGAGACCATCAACTATCGAACGCTCAAGCCGGAGCGCGACGGATTGTTCTGCGAGCGCATCTTCGGTCCGACCAAGGACTGGGAGTGCTCGTGCGGCAAGTACAAAAAGATCCGCTATCGCGGGATCATCTGCGACAAGTGCGGCGTCGAGGTCACCCGTTCGCGCGTGCGGCGCGAGCGCATGGGCCACATCGAGCTCGCCGCCCCCGTGACCCATATCTGGTTCCTGAAAGGTACGCCGAGCCGGATTGGGCAGATCCTGGACATCACGCCGCGCGATCTGGAGAAGATCGTCTACTTCGCGTCCTTCATCGTCACGGAGTTCGACGAAGCCGAGCGCGACGCGGCCTTGGGTCGCATCGATGACGACCTGGCGGCGCGCGAGGCGGAGATCCAGGCCGAGATGGCGCAGCAAGCAGAGGATCTGGAGGCCGAGACGGCCGAGCAGATTGCGAAGCTGGACGAGCAGTTGGAAGGCGAAGTCGCCCGGCTCCGCGAAGAAGCCGAGACCACAGTTGCGCGGCTTACGCCGGTCGCCGAGAGCGGCAGCGATGCCGAGGAAGAGATCCGGCTGAGTTGGCTCGACGAGCCGATCATCGCCGCCGGTGACGCCATCAACGCCGAGTCGCTAGCAGCCATCGAGGCGGCAGCCGAGACGGCCGTCGCCTCGGCGAACGAGCGGTTTGGCGCCACTAAGCTGGCGCGGCGGCGTGAGGCCGACCAGGAAGCCATGGGCCTGGAGGAGGAGCGCGCGTCGCAGATCGCGGGCACGCGCGAGTTCTACCAGCAGCGCGCGGACGATCTGACGACGCTCGAGCTGCACCAGCTCCTGAGCGAGCCGCGCTACCAGCAGCTGAGCCACACCTGTGGCGAGGTCTTCGGCGCCGGCATCGGGGCCGAGGCCGTGGTTGAGTTGATTGGCAACGTCGATCTCGACGCCCTGGCGGCCGAACTGCGCGAGGAAATCGAGTCGCCATCGATCCAGCGGCGCAAGAAGGCGACCAAGCGACTGAAGGTCGTCGAGGCGTTTCGCCGCTCGGGCAATCGCCCTGAGTGGATGATCCTGTCGGTGCTGCCCGTGCTGCCGCCGGACATCCGGCCCATGGTGCAGCTCGATGGCGGCAGGTTCGCGACCAGCGACCTGAACGACCTCTACCGTCGCGTGATCAACCGCAACAACCGGCTCAAGCGGCTGGTGGAGCTCGGCGCGCCCGAAATCATCGTGCGCAACGAGAAGCGGATGCTCCAAGAGGCGGTGGATGCGCTGATCGACAACGGCCGGCGCGGTCGCGCCGTCACCGGTTCGTCCAATCATCCCTACAAGTCGCTGAGCGACCAGCTCCGCGGCAAGCAAGGGCGCTTCCGCCAGAACCTGCTGGGCAAGCGGGTGGATTACTCAGGCCGCTCGGTGATCGTGGTTGGCCCGCACCTGAAGCTGAACCAGTGCGGCCTACCCACCAAGATGGCGCTGGAGCTCTTCAAGCCATTCGTGATGCGCAAGCTGGTGGACTACGGGCATGCCAGCAACATCAAGAGCGCGAAGCGCATGGTCGAGCACCCCGAGCCCGTGGTGTGGGATGCGCTCGCGGAAGTCACGCAGGACCACCCGGTGCTGTTGAACCGCGCGCCAACGCTGCACCGGCTGGGCATCCAGGCGTTCGACATCGTGCTGGTGACCGGCAGCGCGATTCAGATCCATCCGCTCGTGTGCACGGCCTTCAACGCCGACTTCGACGGCGACCAGATGGCGGTGCACGTGCCGCTGAGCCGGGCTGCGCAGGACGAAGCGCGCTACATCATGAAGAGCACGCTCAACGTGCTGTCGCCGGCGGACGGCGCGCCGATCATCGCGCCGACCAAGGACATGGCGCTTGGCGCCTACTACCTGACGGAGATGGTTGAAGGCGCGTTGGGCGAAGGCCGAACGTTCGCCGATTTCGGCGACGCCTTGCTGGCGTTCGAGCACGGCGCGGTGCATCTGCACGCCAAGATCAATCTGCGGGTGACGTCGCAGGACTTTCCGGTGCCGGAGGACCAGCCGCCGTCGCCGGCGTTCATCGAGACGACGATTGGGCGAATCATTTTCAACATCGCGCTGCCGCGCGATCTGCGATTCGTCAACGAGCGGCTCGACAAGGGCGGGCTGCGTCGCGTGTTGGCCGGGGCCTTCTTCTCCAGCGGCATCGAGGCGACCGCCGAGGTTGCCGACCGGGTGAAGGACATTGGCATGTATTGGGCCACGCGCTCGGGCGTGACGATGGGCGTGTTCGATCTGGAAATCCCGGCCGTGAAGGACAACGTGCTCGCAGGCGCCGATGCGGATGTGGCGGAGATCGAGCGCAGCTTCAAGGACGGATTCATCACGGACCGCGAGCGGTACAAGCTGACGGTTCAAAAGTGGACCGAGGCCACCGAGAAGGTGACGGCCGCGGTGCCCCTGGACCTCGACCCGCACGGACCCGTCTACATGATGGGCAACTCCGGCGCCGCCAAGGGGAACTTCGATCAGATCCGCCAAGTTTCCGGCATGCGCGGCCTCATGTCCGACCCGACCGGCAAGATTTACGAGGTGCCCGTGCGCGGGAATTTCCGCGAGGGCCTGACCGTGCTGGAGTACTTCATTTCAACTCACGGCGCGCGCAAGGGCTTGGCCGACACGGCCCTGCGAACCGCCGACAGCGGCTATCTCACCCGGCGCCTCGTCGACGTGGCGCAGGACGTGATCGTGATGGGCGAGGACTGCGGGGCAACGGAAGGCGACCACATCGTCACGGCCGACCCCGAGCAGGTTGAAGGCTCGGTGGGCGATCGCGCCTTTGGTCGCTTCACCCTGGCGCCGGTGGTCCATCCCGAAACCGGGGAGATCATCGTGCCGGCCGACGTGATGGTCGACCGACATCTCAGCCGAGCGATCGACGATGCGGACGTGGGCGAAGTCTTCGCCCGCTCGGTGATGCACTGCCGCAACGCGCGCGGCGTCTGCCAGCGGTGCTACGGCATGGACTTAGCCCGCCACGAGTTGGTGGAGGAGGGCGCCGCCGTCGGCATCATCGCCGCCCAATCCATGGGCGAGCCGGCGACGCAGCTCACCATGCGCACTTTCCACCTGGGCGGGGTGGTCATGGGCACGGACATCACGGACCGCGTGCAGGGGCTGCCGCGGGTCGAGGAACTCTTCGAGGCCCGTGTCCCGAAGGGCGTGGCCCAGATGAGCGCGCTCGACGGCACGGCCGAGATCATCGAAGAAGAGGATCGCAAGGTGATTCGCGTCGTCTCGGCGCATATCCACGAGCAGGTGTATGAGCTCGCCGACGACTTCGTGCCCATCGTGGAGGACGGCGACGAGGTTGCCAAGGACGCGACCCTCGCCCTGCCGCGCGAGCAGGCGGAGGACTTGCTGGCCCGCAAGGCCAAGAGCAAGTCGAAGACGATCAGCAAGCGGGCGCTGGCCAGCGTCGCGGGCGCGGGCCCTCGGGCCACGAACGACGGCGTCGTCAGCGTGCGGGACGGAGAAATCGTCCTGCGGTCGCAGACCGAGGATACCGATGAATATCCGGTATCGCCGGCGGCAGAGCTGCAAGTTCGCAGCGGACAGCTCGTGTCCAAGGGACAGCAGCTCACCGCGGGTCCCCTGAACCCCCAGGACATCTTGCGCCTGCGCGGCCGCGAGGCGTTGCAGCGCTACGTGGTGCAGCAGGTCCAGTCGGTCTATCGCATCGTAGGCGTGGCCGTGAACGACAAGCACATCGAGGTGATCGTGCGGCAGATGCTGCGGCGCGTGCACATCGAGATGCCCGGCGACACCGACATGCTGCCCGGCACCCTGATCGATCGGCACGTGTTCGATGAGGCCAACGAGCACGCCATCGCCGAGGACCGTCGACCGGCGACCGCTCGCCCGGTGCTGCTCGGCGTCACCAAGGCGTCGCTCAACAATGAGAGTTTCCTGGCCGCGGCATCGTTCCAGGACACGACGCGGGTGCTGACCGAGGCTGTCGTGGAGGGCAAGACCGATCATCTCCACGGCCTGAAGGAAAACGTGATCATCGGCAAGCTGATTCCGGCCGGCACCGGCTGGAAGCGGTATCACGAAGGCACGTTGATCACGGCCAGCGAAGGCGAGGCCGAATCACTGCTGACCGATGATGGTGAGGGCGAGGGCGTGCTGGCGGCGGTCGGATCCGGCGCCGAGGCGGCTGACGACGGCGAGGGCCGGGCGATCGACAGCCTGATGCAGGCCCTGGCCGGTGAAAGCGACGACGACCGGACGCTTCTTGCCGGAATTCCTGAGCGGCCCAGCGCCGCGGCCGATCAGTTCTCGGCGTTCCTCAGCTCGGGCTCCGACGAGCCGATCGAGGAGGCCAACGTTCAGGACGTGCCCTTGTCGGAGGCCGAAAACGGCGACGCGGACGTTGACGCGGACGAGTCGCAGTGA